The following are encoded together in the Streptomyces sp. NBC_00358 genome:
- a CDS encoding family 1 encapsulin nanocompartment shell protein, producing MTTTPDVTAPGTGTGNLHRELAPVTPAAWNEIEDEARRTFRRNLAGRRVVDVSGPDGPGLAAVGTGHLSRIDGPSPGVAARLRQVRPLVELTVPFRVSRAAVDDVDRGAKDSDWQPVKDAARTMAFAEDQTVFNGYTAAGVEGLRARTSNPVLRLPAQPRDFPDAVSHALSTLRLAGVQGPYALLLGAEAYTAVSETSDHGYPIAAHLGRMLDGRLIWAPAVEGAFLLTTRGGDYELRLGEDLAIGYTAHDATGIDLYFRQTLTFLVHTDEAVVALDPWIGTDTGSGSGSDTGAGAGRA from the coding sequence ATGACGACCACGCCCGACGTCACCGCCCCCGGCACCGGTACCGGCAACCTGCACCGCGAACTCGCCCCCGTCACGCCCGCCGCGTGGAACGAGATCGAGGACGAGGCGCGCCGCACCTTCCGGCGCAACCTCGCGGGCCGGCGCGTCGTGGACGTGTCGGGCCCCGACGGCCCCGGACTCGCCGCGGTGGGCACCGGCCACCTGTCCCGCATCGACGGGCCGTCACCCGGTGTCGCCGCCCGGCTGCGCCAGGTGCGGCCGCTGGTCGAGCTGACGGTGCCGTTCAGGGTGAGCCGCGCCGCCGTCGACGACGTGGACCGCGGCGCCAAGGACTCCGACTGGCAACCGGTCAAGGACGCGGCGCGCACCATGGCGTTCGCCGAGGACCAGACCGTCTTCAACGGGTACACGGCGGCCGGTGTCGAGGGTCTTCGCGCGCGTACCTCCAACCCCGTCCTCCGGCTGCCCGCGCAGCCGCGCGACTTCCCGGACGCGGTCAGCCACGCCCTGAGCACCCTGCGGCTGGCGGGTGTGCAGGGCCCGTACGCGCTGCTGCTGGGCGCGGAGGCGTACACGGCCGTCAGCGAGACCTCCGACCACGGCTATCCCATCGCCGCCCACCTCGGACGGATGCTCGACGGCCGGCTGATCTGGGCGCCCGCCGTGGAGGGGGCCTTCCTGCTCACGACCAGGGGCGGCGACTACGAACTCAGGCTCGGTGAGGATCTCGCCATCGGCTACACGGCCCATGACGCGACCGGCATCGACCTGTACTTCCGGCAGACCCTGACCTTCCTGGTCCACACGGACGAGGCCGTGGTGGCGCTCGACCCGTGGATCGGGACCGACACCGGCTCGGGCAGCGGCTCGGACACCGGGGCGGGCGCGGGCAGGGCCTGA
- a CDS encoding winged helix-turn-helix transcriptional regulator: MTWLDTSTENCTVQRALDLIGEKWSMLVLRDAMNGVRRFDDFRRHVGLSESVLADRLRKLVAAGILDTVAYSEPGSRTRYEYRLTRKGWELWPVMIALKQWGDRYTADPEGPPLEVVHGDCGERVRVEVVCGAGHGALIPPEARTRPGPSARHADPAAGRP; the protein is encoded by the coding sequence ATGACGTGGCTCGACACAAGTACCGAGAACTGCACGGTCCAGCGGGCGCTCGACCTGATCGGCGAGAAGTGGTCGATGCTGGTCCTGCGGGACGCGATGAACGGTGTACGGCGCTTCGACGACTTCCGGCGGCACGTCGGGCTCTCCGAGAGCGTGCTGGCGGACCGGCTGCGCAAGCTCGTCGCGGCCGGGATCCTGGACACCGTCGCGTACAGCGAGCCCGGCAGCCGCACCCGGTACGAGTACCGGCTCACCCGCAAGGGCTGGGAGCTGTGGCCGGTCATGATCGCCCTCAAGCAGTGGGGCGACCGCTACACGGCGGATCCCGAGGGCCCGCCCCTGGAGGTCGTGCACGGGGACTGCGGCGAGCGGGTGCGGGTGGAGGTCGTGTGCGGCGCCGGGCACGGCGCGCTGATCCCGCCGGAGGCCCGCACCCGCCCCGGCCCGTCCGCGCGGCACGCCGACCCCGCCGCCGGCCGGCCGTGA
- a CDS encoding DUF1345 domain-containing protein produces the protein MRTSLPLDAVPRLIVAVVLGAAAGAVVGVSTDVLLGLLAGIAATELLFVLAGWAVLWPMTAAATRDNARREDFRPLTDELVVVAVALCGLFAIVLLLLRGGRADHGHAAAVTALCGVFLAWAALHLMYATRYAYVYYEADGGIDFNTDDPPAYRDFFYFSYNLGMTYQVSDTDVSSPRIRSIVLRHSLLSYVFGTSILATAINVVVGLVSG, from the coding sequence ATGAGGACGAGCCTGCCCCTGGACGCCGTTCCGCGCCTGATCGTCGCGGTGGTCCTCGGTGCAGCGGCCGGCGCGGTCGTCGGGGTGTCGACCGACGTTCTGCTGGGCCTGCTCGCCGGCATCGCCGCGACGGAACTGCTCTTCGTCCTGGCGGGCTGGGCGGTGCTGTGGCCGATGACGGCCGCGGCCACCCGCGACAACGCGCGGCGCGAGGACTTCCGGCCCCTGACCGACGAACTCGTGGTGGTCGCCGTCGCCCTGTGCGGGCTCTTCGCCATCGTGCTGCTGCTCCTGCGCGGCGGCCGTGCCGACCACGGCCACGCCGCGGCCGTGACCGCCCTGTGCGGGGTCTTCCTGGCCTGGGCCGCCCTGCATCTGATGTACGCCACCCGCTACGCCTACGTGTACTACGAGGCCGACGGCGGCATCGACTTCAACACGGACGACCCACCGGCGTACCGCGACTTCTTCTACTTCAGCTACAACCTCGGAATGACCTATCAGGTGTCCGACACCGACGTCTCCAGCCCGAGGATCCGCTCGATCGTACTGAGGCACTCACTCCTGTCGTACGTGTTCGGCACCAGCATTCTCGCAACGGCCATCAACGTCGTCGTGGGACTCGTGAGCGGCTGA
- a CDS encoding PaaI family thioesterase, with protein MGRSRTYDWEDPAVSAAAVARYSGLDFLREMRAGRLPAPPVSATVGMTLEEVEHGRVVFSLVPGEEHYNPIGSVHGGVYATLLDSAAGCAVQSVLPRGTGYTSLDLNVKFLRPITMDTGKVRAVGTVLSSGRRTALAQAELFDDADRLLAHTTSSCLLFPV; from the coding sequence ATGGGCAGGTCTCGTACGTACGACTGGGAGGACCCGGCCGTCTCCGCGGCCGCCGTCGCCCGGTACAGCGGCCTCGACTTCCTCCGTGAGATGCGGGCCGGACGGCTCCCCGCGCCACCGGTCTCGGCGACCGTCGGCATGACCCTCGAAGAGGTCGAGCACGGCCGCGTGGTCTTCTCCCTGGTCCCGGGGGAGGAGCACTACAACCCGATCGGAAGCGTCCACGGCGGCGTCTACGCCACACTGCTCGACTCCGCGGCGGGCTGCGCGGTGCAGTCCGTGCTCCCCCGGGGCACCGGGTACACCTCGCTCGACCTGAACGTGAAGTTCCTGCGGCCGATCACCATGGACACCGGCAAGGTCCGCGCGGTCGGCACCGTACTCAGCAGCGGCCGCCGTACGGCCCTCGCCCAGGCGGAGCTCTTCGACGACGCCGACCGGCTGCTCGCCCACACCACCAGCAGTTGCCTGCTGTTCCCCGTCTGA
- a CDS encoding Dyp-type peroxidase has translation MAEPQAVISRPAGATVFLVVTVTPGHEDTVRALLEDVSGLRRSVAFRAPGDDLDCVVGIGSAAWDRLFDGPRPQHLHPFTELTGKRHRAPATPGDLLFHVRARRADLCFELARLIVERLDGAVTVVDEVHGFKYFDNRDLLGFVDGSENPEGRPAADAVLVGDEDPAFAGGSYVIVQKYLHDLRTWNTLPSDEQEKVIGRTKLANVELPDDVKPADSHVALNTITGEDGDERRIVRENMPFGSLGQGEFGTFFIGYARTPEVTEQMLRNMFLGDGRASHDRILDFSTAITGCLFHVPTADFLDDLPAAPGERAADERAADRPATPGLPAASGERAAADGSLGIGSLKGVRP, from the coding sequence TTGGCCGAGCCACAGGCCGTGATCTCCCGACCGGCCGGGGCCACCGTCTTCCTCGTGGTCACCGTCACGCCGGGGCACGAGGACACGGTCCGGGCCCTGCTGGAGGATGTCTCGGGACTGCGCCGTTCCGTCGCCTTCCGGGCGCCGGGCGACGACCTCGACTGCGTCGTCGGCATCGGATCCGCTGCCTGGGACCGGCTGTTCGACGGACCCCGCCCCCAACATCTCCACCCGTTCACGGAGTTGACGGGCAAGCGCCACCGGGCTCCGGCCACGCCGGGCGACCTCCTGTTCCATGTCCGGGCCCGTCGGGCGGACCTCTGCTTCGAACTGGCCCGGCTGATCGTGGAACGACTGGACGGCGCGGTCACGGTCGTCGACGAGGTCCATGGATTCAAGTACTTCGACAACCGCGACCTGCTCGGCTTCGTCGACGGCAGCGAGAACCCCGAAGGCCGGCCGGCCGCCGACGCCGTCCTCGTCGGCGACGAGGACCCGGCCTTCGCGGGCGGCAGTTACGTGATCGTCCAGAAGTACCTGCACGACCTGCGGACGTGGAACACGCTGCCGTCGGACGAGCAGGAGAAGGTCATCGGGCGCACGAAGCTCGCCAATGTGGAACTCCCCGACGACGTCAAGCCGGCCGACTCCCACGTGGCGCTCAACACCATCACCGGCGAGGACGGCGACGAACGCAGGATCGTGCGGGAGAACATGCCGTTCGGCTCCCTGGGACAGGGCGAGTTCGGCACCTTCTTCATCGGCTACGCCCGTACCCCCGAGGTGACCGAGCAGATGCTCCGGAACATGTTCCTGGGAGACGGCCGGGCCTCGCACGACCGCATCCTCGACTTCTCGACCGCGATCACCGGATGCCTCTTCCACGTACCGACCGCCGACTTCCTCGACGACCTGCCCGCGGCTCCCGGCGAGCGGGCGGCGGACGAGCGGGCGGCGGACCGTCCCGCCACTCCCGGCCTCCCCGCCGCCTCCGGCGAGCGGGCGGCGGCGGACGGCTCACTGGGGATCGGCAGCCTCAAAGGAGTCCGACCATGA